DNA from Triticum aestivum cultivar Chinese Spring chromosome 7D, IWGSC CS RefSeq v2.1, whole genome shotgun sequence:
ctAGGTAATCTTATGATCATTTCATAAAAAATTACATTcgaaatacaaatagttacattcatattgatttactgcataaaatttggcataacaaaaaaaatataggtcaaaaattgtattttatgtacattttacactatgtttttacatttgtaattttacataacataaaaaaaACATTACGACGAGTGTAGGTTTTCTTCCGTTCTCTTTTTATGTctaaaataagacaaaatttacgaaacgtaaaattacggtgcatagaTGATAAAATAGAggtgggtgaagaataactattcctcacccagggtgacgaatagtcaatccctatatatatatatatatatatatatatatatatatatatatatatatatatatatatatatatatacttggtaaaacaTTACCTTAGGGGGAGTCTATCAAGGGTTCTATGGAGAACCATGACAAAATATTGACCTAATGGTGAGCAGCACTACATTTTTCCTGGTTATATGCATATGCACTCAAGACTCAACCATGATTTGATGTAGCAAATTCTTTTTGAGTTTGGTATGTACTCAAAAATGAAAACCAGTTCTTGAATCCATCATTCTCTTGTTTTGTACGATCTGATAAAACCATAGGATATCAATACTTATGAACCATAATTAAGAGAATGTGACTATTTCCTTCTTATACGTCACCACAAGCTTGAATTCCACATTGAAATAAATACATGAATAAGTAAATAAAATGCTGACACCAGAACATATGCCTCTTCCCTCTTGTACAAGTCAGCTTCTTCTGTGCTGTGTTCTTGGCTTATGCACAACTGTAGATTGTGATAGTTAATACATTTCTGGTATTTTCTTATTTCTTTTGACAGTATCATTAGCCACTAGCCAACACTCTGCCCTCTTGTATGTTGATTGTAGATTTGTGCGCCCAACTGCAATGAGTGAGCAACGAATAAAAGAATATATAGAAGGGAAATATGGAAAATTTGGAGTTGACCGGTATGTGCAGCACTATTTTGCTCTCTTCAGAACTATTTATTTCATTATTTGAGATATGAATTTACAGAATTAGCACACATTGACCTTTTCTGTTAACATGCGAATTCAAGATTTTTTTTGTTCAAACTTGGTTTGCCCTCTGTCTTATCGTGGATGTAACCTGTCACTTGGCTGGTCACGTGAGGATGCATTGCATAGCAACAAGGATGCATTAGTAACCCTTTTGGAGGATGTATATGCAACAACTTTTGCAGCATGTCATTAGATTATCACACTAAAATAGTCTAGAAGCCTGATATGTATTCATTTGCTCTCAATAATTTGAGTCACACATACTAACAACTTTATCTGTTGTTCAATGTTTAAGTGTATGGCATGACACTGCCATCCCTTTCGGGGAAGTTCTTCAAGAGTTTGAAGACTGGATTGGAGGTCACAAATTGTGGAAACAGAAACAAGGAGAATCCCTCAACAGTTCTGCATTCGTTACTTGGTACGTTAGGCTCCTAATACTACATTTTCTTAAAGAAAAATACCGTCATTCACAAGTGTCTTGTATTTTATTCCTAATTCGATCATCGAGTCCTGCAACATAAAATTTCATTGTCCAGTATTAATTGACATGCCTTTGGTCTGAGCCAATCTAGCAGAGTTAGCATTCCCAGACCAGATCTTTAGGCAAGGGTTGGGATCATGGATATTAAGAACTGATTAGAAGTGTTAAATGGAAATGGTAAAACTTGGAATTCCTGGCCGGAATTTCTTCGAATTATCCACAAGTTCTGAGAACACAAAAGGGTTGGGATCATGGATATTAAGAACTGATTAGAAATGTTTAATGAAAATGGCAGAACTTGGAATTCctggctggaatttcttcaagtTATCCACAAGTTCTCAGAACACAAAAGTgcctactccctccgatccatatgacttgtcgcagctttagtacaaagttgtactaaagctgcgacaagtcatatggatcggagggagtactagatttgGAGATCAACGCACATGTTACAAAATTGGTTTAGTCAGGAACCAGTGGGTTACTGCTTTTGGCTTAATGTGTTTTTGCCAAATGCAAAATGCACTGTCTGCAGTACATTTTTTATTAACCCAAGCTAGGTTTCCATGGTGGAATTTATTTTCAGTGCTAAAGATTCTATAATGTGTCTGTTCTCATGTTTCTGTCAATATACCAGTGGTAATTGGGATTTGAAGACGAAGGTCCCTGAGCAGTGCAAGGTTTCAAAAATAAAATTGCCATCTTACTTTATGGAGTGGATCAATTTGAAGGATATCTACCTCAACTTCTACAATAGAAGAGTAAGTGAATTAGATTAGAATAGAGTTTCTGATTGTTCACGAGGTGTTTATCTTCGAACTAAAGCGTGCACTCCATGGCTTGTGTTTTGCCAGGCAACTGGAATGATGACAATGATGAGGGAGCTTCAAATCCCAATTGTTGGAAGCCACCATCTCGGCATGGATGACGTGAAAAACATTACAAGAGTTGTTCAGCGCATGCTTGCTGATGGTTCTGTGATACAAATCACCGCGAGGAGGCAACCGGATACAAGTGACGTGAAATTCCTTTTCAATAACAGAATCAGGTAACGGGATATTGTTAAATGTGGGTTTTACTCTCGTGCGGCTAGAAGATGACAAGATGCACTCCAGTGAAAAAGCATAGGAGTTACTGGGTCCAATCTACCTTTTGAAAAATCTGGCAATGACATACTTACGTGCTACATGCATACGGTAACACCTAATTGACACCGGCGTAAGCATCTGTTTTTTAGACTAAAAAAAGCAACGGCTTGGGGTGCATGGAGCTAGGTAGTGGCCTGTGAAGGGAGGGACCAAATGGCAAATAGCATCCATGTGTGCGATGTCACCGTAGCACCTAGCCAAGCAAAGTACAAATTGAGCAGTGTGTGGGTAGTCACGAAAGTCTCGACGTGGCTTTCCCACCGGCTGATGCTTTGACAGCACCCATGTGAAGATGCACAGTTGCTGTGGTTGAAATGAATGCCGAACACATGTGTATTTATTGTATTTCGGAGAGATATATAATTCAGACTGTACCAAATGATTCCCAAAGGTAATATCAGTTTTTGTCTACAATCCGACGAGGATGGCCAAACCTAAATGAGATGCTAAGGTCTTCGCAATGCAACGTGCTAATAATGCCGAATTGATAGACTACCTGAAGCCACATATAAACAATCAAGTATTGTTCTCTCAAAAAAGGTTGTATTTACTTCATAAGAaaagtctccttcctcctcccgttGGCGCTGTCGCTGATCCACCTCACCTTCTATGGCCTTTGGTTTATGGAGGTGCGGACGATCTCGGCCCCCCGTCGGTGGGAGGGATTCCATTCTCGTTTTTGTTAGGTTCAGCGTCTTGGTTGGGCTGTGTGGCGATGGCGATGTCTcttagtaggaataatgtctccaACGTTGTATCCCCATTCCAACGATACGAATAGCGTCGTCGGAggatgtgtggaggtgtgtcttcgtcagatctcatgggattcggtcggtgctggtcttTGATGGATCTATTTGGATCCAATTTTTGTGTCTTCGTTTGTGTAGTTACAGGTTTGATTTTTTCGATCTACAACTCTTCATCGGTGATGGTTGCTGCTTTGGTGTGTTGGTCttttggggccttagcacgacgacttttcgactgtctactacaacaaggtttgcccggttCCGGTGAGTAAGGGGCAACGATGGTGGCGCGCCTTGGGCTTgctctagtgcttgtagtcgttaCTAGGTAGTCCATGGACTTggttataattttttattatttctagtattCTCTGTACTGCCATAATTGATAAATAGATTAAAAATTTCTATCGAAATAAACATGCTTAGTAAAATAAAGTGTTTTTTAAGTACCAATGCTTATTCCTATAGGATGAGTACCTAATTAAACGTCTATTCTCTATAAATAATTGTTGACGATAAATGAAAAATTGATTTATTTCTCTAGGCATTTTTCTAAACAcattgcattgtacaaggccaATGCAATCGTGTTGTGGTGATCTTACTTTGGTGAGATGATTATGGTCCCTCGAGATTTTCCTTGAAAAATAATAGCGCTCATGTATTAACAAAACTAGCAaataccccgcgcgttgcagcGGGACTTTATTGCAAATATTTTTTTTAATATTAAGATGACAAAATTGGAAACATTGGGTGCATTTGTCCTCTTTGGTAAGAAGAAAATGTCCAAACTGGTAGATCATGTGGCTAGTAAACTGATTTTATAGATGAGCATGTGGAGAAACGCATGACTCATATATTGGTTCATGAAATACACCAAATTTACTCACAAAAAGTTAGTATTGTGGAAGTAATGAAATGCTTTTCTCCAAAGAATTAATGTACCTGAGCTGATCTACTTGGTGATGGGATTATAGTGACTTGAATAGTTGGATGCCAGGAATTCTACCAAACTGCTGAAGGTCAGCTTGCCATAGAAAGTTACCATTGCCGTAACAGAAGGTTGTCGCTGGAGGGAGACAAAATGTTGATGAATATACAATCGCCCCACTGGATGCTCATTGCAGGAGCTGGACCGAGCACTTCTCAGAGTATTGGCTTTCAACCTACACACCATGGCCGAGGACCTCACAAGCGTCGCCACCAAGTTGTTTTTCCAGGCCACAAAAAAGCTTGCCTCCCTAGCAGCGACGGACCTAGCTTTGCCGTATGGAGACAGAGATGGCAAGCGAGGAGGAAAGACAAAGCAACACCACATGTCAGGCGGGCTCACGGTCGGGCACCATCGGAGGCGACTGATTAGCGGTCGTCCTGTAGGAGCGTATTGGACAGGTGACTGAAACTTGAGAGAAACCCGGAGAGCCGTTGGAGCCTTGGAGGTGAGGCGTTCGTGACGGAGTCGGGGAGCCGGCAGGGGCGAGGCGAAGCCGGATGAGCCATCTGAGGCGAGGCCTACCGGCGATCGTGCCGGGACGGAGGCGAGCGGACCGGTGGTGAGCTGTGTCTTGGATCTTGGCGTCGTAGTGCCTTGAGCTGAGGTCAGAGGCAGCTTTGAGACGAAGGGTGGGCGCAACTGAGGGAGAGATTGACGCGGGTGAACCTGGAGAGAGCCAGCGAAGGCAGCCGGACCGTCGGTCCTGCCGGAGGAGGTCAAATGACCACGGAGATCGGTTCCCGTAAGCCGCACCCTATTGTAGTCGTCAGGGGAACGATTGGTGTTCTTTATTGATTTTTCTATAATGAAGAAGAGGTGTCGATCGGTTTAGAGATGGGTAGTAGATCGTCTTTTCTTTTTCGAGGGAGAGAGAGCGTCCGTTGTTTACGGCTGGAAACAGAGAGAGGGTCTTCAATACAGTATTTGTAAAAAACAAAAATGGTCTTCAGTAACGTTATAAGTACCCTAGTAACAGAACACATGCATGACGTCATACTATTAGCGCTGAAAGTGCTGATGTGGCAAGCTTGCTGAGGTGTATAGCTTGCATGTTAAGAAAAATAGGTTAGTGGAGACGAACTATTTAGATATTATAGATTGGTTATCACGGCTGGATGCCCAACTGCAGTAATCTCGTCCCCTTGAATACGGCCTTCTTCCATAGGGTTTAGACCTACAATCTCTGGTACGACGTCCTTCGTTTGCTCCCCTGTTGGCTTACCCCTCTCACCGCTCGGGCTGATCAAGAGAGTATCACAGATGCTTGCCTTTGGCAGGGTTTGGTGGCGACTGGCTTTTTCTTTTGCGATCAAGGAGGCGATGAGGTCAATGCGAACAAGAGCATTGGTGCgtcattttgcaaaaaaaaaaaaacggaGTAGATAAATCCTAAATGTTCGATTTTTAAGCATGCTAATCCGAATACTTTTCATGGTAACTTTAGTTAAGGCGATGTTGACAAACATGGCAATTTTTTGACAAAAAATCGAACTGAAACAAAATTGCCATGTGTTAAGAACTAAAGTTGCCACCTCGCAGTAACTAAAGTTGTCATCAAAAAATGTTCGGAATGACATACTTAAATTCCGAACGTTTAGGACTTATTGAGGTAAAAAAAAAAGAGCATTGGTGCGTCACACAATGAAGAGACACACACCTTTTTGCCCTGCTGGATGTATTAACTTTCATGAGTTCCGATGTCTACCAGGTGGACAACACCCTTGCAACATAGAGCACAAGAAAGGAACCACTAGCGCTGATCAACACCTAGGATTAGAACTCTGACAGTGCAAATAAACTGCTTGTGTCGCATAAAAAAGATAAACATGTAATTAAGACAGGCGCTCCAGAAGAAAACAGTAACAACATTACACCTAGAAAACACAGCAAGGGTACCTCATTCTCAAAAGTGCCGAGACCAATCATTTCCTTAACAGTCTTCACAACCGTCTCCTCGCAAATAGAAGAACACCAGACCGGACTGCAGAACGACCATACTAAACCTTGTTAATTGCAGCATATATGGGTTTTCGACGGGCCTAAACACTAGTTGTGCCGGGCAGCAGAGGAACTTTTTTACGAGGAAAACCTTGCCCTCCTCCAACGGCTGTTGTAGTTGACCAGTCGCATAAGGAGGAAGCTAGGCATACATATGATTCCCCTAGAAACATAATACACAAAGGAGACCCAAAAAAATATGCTTGAGGCAAGATCATGGAGCCTAGCCACGTGCAAAGCCAACACTAAACACAATATTAGACTAACCTCCCGATCAAGTACAAACAAGTCGGTGGAGGGGGCGGGGGAGGGCCGCGACGATGAGGGGCCGCAACCAGTGGCGACGTGGCCTCGGGAGAGGCCTCCGGTGAGGCCGCTGGACGCGGGCACAGAGGCGCCAAGGGACCGGCCGAAGATGCGCCAGTGTGGCCCGGTCGGGGATGACGATGGGGGTGTCGACGGTCCTGCAGAGGCCGACTCCTCCCGAGCCAGCGAGGGCGAGGCCGGTGTGAAGGCCGGCGATGAAGACGCCGAGGCCGGCGACGAAGCCGGCGAGGGAGATACCGAGGCCGGCATGGTCCCGGCGGAGGACGAGGAGTCCGAGCCGCATGCGATCGCCCAGGGATGCCGCATGCGATCGCGGCATATGAAGCTCAAGGGCTCCACGAGGCCAGAGAGAGGGAGCACCCGGAGAAGGTTGATACgattccaacgtatctataatttttgattgttccattctattatattatcaatcttggatgttttatatacatttacaagcaacattatatcatttttccggacaaacctattaactcagtgcccagtgccagttgctgtttttttgcttgtttttggttttgcataatatcaataccaaatggagtccaaatgccacgaaaatttttggagatttttttctgtacataagggacactagaagcttcgggagaagaccaGACGTGGGAGCatgggcccactacccaccagggcgcgcccagggggcaggtgcgccctgatgggtggtggggcccatgtggctccgtttgacctaactccgcctctataaatacccaaaaatCAGAAAACCCTCGGGGGAGTCCACGATAtacttttttcgccgccgcaagcctttgttctcgagagatcccatctggaggccttctccggtACTTCGCCGGAGGGAGGATCGGTCATGGAAGggttcttcatcaaccttgttgcccctccgatgaagcgtgagtagtttaccacagacatacgggtccatagttagtagctagatgacctCTTCTCTCGAtgtttctcaatacaatgttctccttgttgttcttggagatctatttgatgtaacgactttttccggtgtgtttgttgagatccgatgaattgtgagtttatgatcagatctccatgaatattatttgagttttctctgaactctttaatgcatgattaagatagcttcgtatttcttctccgatttattggtttggtttggccaactagattgatttatcttgccatgggaagaggtgctttgtgatgggttcgatcttgcagtgctcaatcccagtgacagaaggggacatgacacgtatgtatcgttgctattaagggtaaaaagatggggtttgttaaaacgtgagtttatcttgtctacatcatgtcatcttgcttaatgcattactccgtttttccatgaacttaatacaccacatgcatgttggatagcggtcgatgtgtggagtaatagtagtagattcagaatcgtttcggtctactaatcttggacgtgatgcctatatgtttgatcattgccttggatatcgtcataattatctgcttttctatcaattgctcaacagtaatttgtctacccaccgtatgctattttctcgagagaagtctctagtgaaaactatggccccccgagtctatcttttatcatataaaaatcctaaaaataccttgctgcaatttcttttatttcttttattttgtattttagtttgatctatctatcaaaaactataccatttaatcttgctcgtaaccgttgagggattgacaacccctttacgcgTTGGGTTggaagtatttgttatttgtgtggaggTGCTGTTTAGATAGTGTTGCTTGGTgctcctgctggattgataaccttggtctcataactgagagaaatacttatctctattgtactgcatcatcctcccctctttgaggaaatcccaacgcagctcacaagtagcatgaagaatttctagcgccgttgccggggagacatcatcaacatttatcaagtacctacgcataaactttcatcttcttgcaattactttatttgtctctcgttttcatctcccccacttctaaaatgttttacaaaaaattacaaaaatatttttcatttgtctttttcttgtttgatcttttatttgcttgtgatcttgtttgcgtagtcataaTGTCGCAAGAAAATACAAAGTTGTGTGATTTtttcaatactaataataatgattttattagtactccta
Protein-coding regions in this window:
- the LOC123165645 gene encoding uncharacterized exonuclease domain-containing protein At3g15140, whose translation is MALARVSSSSRLLLLPSSTTTSSLLHSFLRPFSTSSVSTRRLSHLRSLPIDASLSQASPLPPAAREEGEVAEALRYTSRRPWKPTCLYYTQGKCTMMDDALHLEKFNHNLSMDLPVSASAADKVKPQKLDYFLVLDLEGKVEILEFPVVMIDAHSMEFIDSFHRFVRPTAMSEQRIKEYIEGKYGKFGVDRVWHDTAIPFGEVLQEFEDWIGGHKLWKQKQGESLNSSAFVTCGNWDLKTKVPEQCKVSKIKLPSYFMEWINLKDIYLNFYNRRATGMMTMMRELQIPIVGSHHLGMDDVKNITRVVQRMLADGSVIQITARRQPDTSDVKFLFNNRIR